Genomic window (Blattabacterium cuenoti):
TCCCATCCAATCCATCTGAATATTCTAAAGTTATTCCTTCTAAATAAGGAATACTATTTTTATCTACCAATATTTTCATTTCTTGGTCTTTAAAAAATTTATCTCCTTCTTGTTTTTTTTGATCAAAAGTTAATTCATAAGACATACCTGAACATCCTCCAGTTTTGACTCCAAATCTTACGAAAGAAATATCCTTAGATAGGCCTTCTTTTTTCATAAGAGAAATTAGTTTATTTTTAGCTTTTTCAGATATAAAAACCATAATATTAATATTTATAATTTTGTATCTTTCACAAGATAAAGATATTTTTTTCACAATTAACTATTCCAAATAATTTTTGTAACTCCTTTTTTTATTCCCCATTTGTTCGACATCCCAGCATTAATTTCCAAAATATATTTTATATTTATGGGAGAAGTAAAATTTCTTATTTCTATATCCTTCATAGGACTTACGTATTCATCAACAAAAACAACAGTATCAAATTGATTAATATATACAATATCTAAAGGAATTCGTAAATCTTTCATGTTTATTTGTTTATATTCTTCTTGGCTTTTCAATAAGAATAACATTCCTCTATCT
Coding sequences:
- a CDS encoding HesB/IscA family protein, producing the protein MVFISEKAKNKLISLMKKEGLSKDISFVRFGVKTGGCSGMSYELTFDQKKQEGDKFFKDQEMKILVDKNSIPYLEGITLEYSDGLDGKGFYFKNPNAKHTCGCGKSFSS
- a CDS encoding DUF192 domain-containing protein, which gives rise to MKKNNIFFYLLILCLFIESSERIDFPSDILLDIGNILEIEFLKDGELYLKNNNYIIKKIDVELAHRDTEKRNGLKYRSFLKEDRGMLFLLKSQEEYKQINMKDLRIPLDIVYINQFDTVVFVDEYVSPMKDIEIRNFTSPINIKYILEINAGMSNKWGIKKGVTKIIWNS